The Pseudomonadota bacterium DNA segment GTGCCGCAAGATGCTGATGCACCCCGTGCCCGAGTTCATGGGCTACGGTCGATACATCCCGTAAGGTGCCGGCGTAATTCACCATCACATAAGGATGAACCTCCGGCACACAGGGGTGAGCAAAGGCTCCGGCGCGCTTGCCTTCAATGATCGGTGCATGAATCCAGGCGTCGGTGAAGAATTTTTCGGCGATTTCCGCCATCTCCCCTGAAAATTCAGCAAATGAATCAAGGACCATCTTTCGGCAGTCACTCCAGGAGACGGATGTTTCCGGAAGAAAGGGGAGTGGCGCATACCGATCATAGTCAACGAGTTCATCGAGTCCCAGCAGGTCCCGCTTGAGCAGATAATAGCGCTTCACAATGTCATATCTGCCGGTTACGGATTCGATCAGCGCCGCTACGGTTTTCTCCTCCAGTTCATTGTACAGGTTCATCGAACTCACCCAGGAGGGGTAGGCGCGCAGCCGGTCATCGATCATCTTGTCGGCAAGGATGGTATTGAAAATATGGGTAAGCACATGGAGCTGGCTTTTCAGGCCGCCGGTCAAATCAGCGGCGGCCTGTTTCCTGACCAGGCGGTCCGCGCTGTAGAGGTCGGACAGAACTTCCTCCTCGCTTCTTTTGTTGATACCGAATTCCAGATGTCCCAGCACCTTGTCGAACAGATTGTTCCAGCTGCTGCGGCCAACGGGAGCTCTTTCGATGAGCAGGGATTCTTCCTCCCGGGAGAGCTGGTGGGGTGCGTACCTTCTCATGCTTTTCAGATAGTGACGATAGGATGCCAGGTGGTGACTGCCCAGCAGTGACTCGACCTGTTTTTCATCCAGCCGGTTCCATTCCAGTTCAAAAAAGACGGTCTTGCGTCCGATGTTGCTGCCGAATTCCTTGATCTTCTGGAGAAACGCCCCGGCCTTAGCATCCCTGGTCCGGGTGGTGAAGTTTAAAAAGGCGAAGGTCGCGATCCTGCCCTGAAGGGATTCCAGCTTTTCCAGGGCAGCGACAAGTTCACAAAGGGCTGGACCATCCAGCTCCGCAATCTTGTATTCATATTGCTCCTGCAAACGGGTTGCTTCACTCCGGCAGAGTTCAAGGTCCCGGGTAAGAGCGGGATCGTCCTGGGATGAATAGAGATCTTCGAGTTTCCAGAGCACCTTTTCAGTGCCAAGTGCTGCGTTGCTGACAGAATTCATATGCTGATCGCTCCTTAAATAAAGAGATGGTCCGCCCATTTCGGC contains these protein-coding regions:
- a CDS encoding M3 family oligoendopeptidase; the encoded protein is MNSVSNAALGTEKVLWKLEDLYSSQDDPALTRDLELCRSEATRLQEQYEYKIAELDGPALCELVAALEKLESLQGRIATFAFLNFTTRTRDAKAGAFLQKIKEFGSNIGRKTVFFELEWNRLDEKQVESLLGSHHLASYRHYLKSMRRYAPHQLSREEESLLIERAPVGRSSWNNLFDKVLGHLEFGINKRSEEEVLSDLYSADRLVRKQAAADLTGGLKSQLHVLTHIFNTILADKMIDDRLRAYPSWVSSMNLYNELEEKTVAALIESVTGRYDIVKRYYLLKRDLLGLDELVDYDRYAPLPFLPETSVSWSDCRKMVLDSFAEFSGEMAEIAEKFFTDAWIHAPIIEGKRAGAFAHPCVPEVHPYVMVNYAGTLRDVSTVAHELGHGVHQHLAARCGYYNSGTTLVLAETASVFAELLLFRSQLGMISGRKEKKAFICQKLESIFATVFRQVAMNRFEERIHTGRRESGELSPEEMTVHWLESQKEMFAGSVTLTDDYGVWWSYIPHFLNTPGYVYSYAFGELLVLSLYRIYQTDSEKFVPRYLELLASGGSMSPYELLQPFGIDLNDKSFWLGGLELIDDMLQEMEEL